The Verrucomicrobiota bacterium genome contains a region encoding:
- a CDS encoding mandelate racemase/muconate lactonizing enzyme family protein has translation MKIKNIECIPVQAPGRTLVVVIVETDQGITGVGEAGLQRRPKAIMGAVEHFRRWLIGEDPMRIEHLWQRMFRGGFYPADRLIGSAISGIDIALWDIKGQALGASIYELLGGRCRDYVQCFLSPNYKPVDAAGKDPEDKSASPDANNCLNAMAAGKDEIAATVELAKQCLAHGHKFFRLGPASIDDQFEPRKAMVQLAAQLDAVRSAIGNQMELMVDLHARFNPADAIWFCREVEPLNLFVIEDPIRSEHADGYRHIRKHVHVPLAAGEQWANKWEFRLAIEEELIDYARIDICIAGGLTEAKKIAAMAETHLIRILPHNPLGPICTAASLHLDLACSNAGPQEVVFPPATMLPDVFECAFALKGTRLTIPTAPGLGVKFNREVAKKYPAEMTEPPHFRCDDGAYTNY, from the coding sequence GGTTGTCATTGTCGAAACGGATCAAGGCATCACGGGCGTGGGAGAAGCCGGCCTCCAACGCCGACCCAAAGCCATCATGGGCGCAGTGGAACATTTTCGGCGGTGGCTGATAGGAGAAGACCCCATGCGCATAGAACATCTCTGGCAGCGGATGTTTCGCGGTGGTTTTTACCCCGCGGACCGTTTAATTGGCTCTGCGATTTCCGGGATCGACATTGCACTTTGGGATATCAAAGGGCAGGCTTTAGGAGCCTCGATCTACGAACTTCTAGGTGGTCGCTGTCGCGATTATGTCCAATGCTTCTTAAGCCCAAACTACAAACCAGTCGATGCAGCTGGCAAAGATCCCGAGGATAAATCGGCTTCGCCTGACGCGAACAACTGTTTAAATGCAATGGCTGCTGGAAAAGACGAAATAGCAGCCACAGTCGAACTGGCGAAGCAATGTCTCGCGCACGGCCATAAGTTCTTCCGCCTCGGCCCCGCGTCAATAGATGACCAGTTTGAACCCAGAAAAGCGATGGTGCAACTGGCAGCCCAACTTGACGCAGTGCGGTCTGCGATTGGCAACCAAATGGAATTGATGGTTGATCTGCACGCCAGATTCAATCCGGCAGATGCGATTTGGTTTTGTAGGGAGGTTGAACCACTGAATTTATTTGTGATAGAGGATCCGATCCGTTCCGAACACGCAGATGGATACCGTCATATCCGGAAACATGTCCACGTTCCTCTTGCTGCTGGCGAGCAATGGGCGAATAAATGGGAGTTCCGTTTGGCCATAGAGGAGGAATTGATTGACTACGCCCGAATCGATATCTGCATCGCTGGTGGATTGACTGAGGCGAAGAAAATCGCTGCTATGGCGGAAACCCACTTAATCCGGATTTTGCCGCACAATCCGCTTGGGCCCATCTGCACCGCTGCCAGTCTACATCTGGACTTGGCTTGCAGTAATGCCGGCCCACAAGAAGTTGTGTTTCCACCCGCGACCATGCTGCCCGACGTTTTTGAATGTGCGTTCGCGCTTAAGGGCACTCGGTTAACGATCCCAACAGCTCCGGGACTAGGAGTTAAATTCAATCGAGAGGTGGCCAAGAAATATCCAGCCGAAATGACAGAACCGCCGCACTTCCGATGCGATGATGGTGCCTACACGAATTATTGA